The following proteins are encoded in a genomic region of Clostridium kluyveri:
- the hisE gene encoding phosphoribosyl-ATP diphosphatase, with amino-acid sequence MELQSVVEELYNVIKDRKENPIEGSYTNYLFKEGLDKILKKVGEESSEVIIASKNDNKEDKICEICDLIYHVLVLMANENITLEELKKELEKRRQKICNKKLDRKAIEKI; translated from the coding sequence GAATTATATAATGTTATAAAAGATAGAAAAGAAAATCCAATAGAGGGTTCCTATACTAATTATCTATTTAAAGAAGGACTGGATAAAATACTAAAAAAAGTTGGAGAAGAGAGTTCAGAAGTTATAATTGCCAGCAAGAATGATAATAAAGAAGATAAGATTTGTGAAATATGTGATCTTATATATCATGTTTTAGTTTTAATGGCAAATGAAAATATAACTCTGGAAGAGTTAAAAAAAGAACTTGAAAAGAGAAGGCAAAAAATATGCAACAAAAAGCTGGACAGAAAAGCTATAGAGAAAATATAA
- a CDS encoding phosphatase PAP2 family protein codes for MKNIKLNIIPLSLMLVIPVINIIYRKLNNPLNGCYNLVTFLDKQVPFIKEFIVIYWAWYPFLILVLVYFCFNYRNIYYKTMITIILGMLLCYMTYFFFQTTVPRPALYGRDIFIGIIKLTYRWDKPFNCFPSIHVLTTYAVMRGCVEGVKNKFNKISINFTGIFIILSTQFVKQHVILDLISAIILAEILYRFAAGFILEKCEMIFSNKYININSEQ; via the coding sequence TTGAAAAATATAAAATTAAATATTATACCTTTAAGTCTCATGCTTGTAATACCTGTAATAAATATAATTTATAGAAAATTAAACAATCCTCTCAATGGATGTTATAATCTAGTCACTTTTTTAGATAAACAGGTGCCCTTTATAAAAGAGTTTATAGTTATATATTGGGCATGGTATCCTTTTTTGATATTAGTACTGGTATATTTTTGCTTTAACTACAGGAATATTTATTATAAAACTATGATCACCATAATTTTAGGAATGCTTCTGTGTTATATGACCTATTTTTTCTTTCAGACAACAGTACCTAGACCTGCCCTTTACGGCAGAGATATTTTTATAGGTATTATTAAGCTTACCTATAGATGGGATAAGCCCTTTAATTGTTTTCCCAGCATACATGTCTTGACAACTTATGCAGTTATGAGGGGATGTGTGGAAGGGGTAAAAAATAAGTTCAATAAAATAAGTATAAATTTTACGGGTATATTTATAATATTATCTACTCAATTTGTAAAACAACATGTAATTTTAGACTTGATTTCTGCTATAATATTAGCAGAGATATTATATAGATTTGCTGCAGGATTTATCTTAGAAAAATGTGAAATGATATTTTCAAATAAATATATTAATATAAATAGTGAACAATAA